A window of the Lolium perenne isolate Kyuss_39 chromosome 7, Kyuss_2.0, whole genome shotgun sequence genome harbors these coding sequences:
- the LOC127311336 gene encoding uncharacterized protein — protein MSLRRSVGFLLTRRFSPRATPRTAPARSLHSLKDFPVPDGIGRATGVATATVASAAALALQYFRKDTADDEASRKQEEEDMKARFEDWVKKYHRTYPDEEERAMRFNVFKDNIKSFESQGLLPNCFADLKDEELPSRRSCIADIDQDIEECLQAKILAETGEFTWTPDVMQGHKKATQVSA, from the exons ATGTCCCTACGGCGGTCCGTTGGTTTCCTCCTCACACGGAGGTTCTCGCCACGGGCGACCCCAAGAACGGCTCCTGCACGCTCTCTCCACTCCTTG AAGGATTTCCCCGTTCCTGATGGCATTGGTCGTGCTACTGGTGTGGCCACGGCTACGGTTGCTAGTGCTGCAGCGTTGGCGCTTCAGTATTTCAGGAAAGACACAGCAGATGATGAAG CATCTCGCAAGCAAGAGGAGGAGGACATGAAGGCGAGGTTCGAGGATTGGGTGAAGAAGTACCACAGGACATACCCAGACGAGGAAGAGAGGGCTATGCGGTTCAATGTGTTCAAGGACAACATCAAGTCGTTCGAATCGCAGGGTTTGCTTCCAAACTGTTTTGCAGACTTGAAAGATGAGGAGCTCCCTTCGCGCCGGTCCTGTATCGCTGACATAGACCAAGACATCGAAGAGTGCCTCCAGGCCAAGATTCTCGCTGAGACAG GAGAATTTACGTGGACACCAGACGTGATGCAGGGCCACAAGAAGGCAACCCAAGTCTCTGCCTAG